The Sphaerisporangium siamense genome includes the window TACGACCTGATCATCAGCATGTACACCTCATTCGGGTACTTCCCCGACCCGGCGCAGAACCAGCGCGTACTTCGCAACGCGTGGCAGAGCCTGGTGCCCGGCGGGCGGCTGCTGATGGACCTGTTCAGCAAGGAGATCTTCGCCCGGTGGGCCGGCACCCCGAAGGTGGTCGAGGTCGACGGAGGTGCCCTGTTCATGCGGGACACCATCCTGGACGACTGGACCCGGTTCCGCAGTGACTGGACCCTCGTGCGGGGGGACACCGCCCGGCACGGGTTCTTCGAGCAGTTCGTCTACAGCGCCGCCGAGATCCGCTCCATGCTGGCCGCCGCCGGATTCACCGACATCCTCTGCTTCGGGGGCTTCGCCGGGGAGCCCTACGACGACAACGCCAAGCGGCTGGTCGTGCGGGCGACCCGTCCGCTGGGAGCCGAGGAGACCCGGCCGTGACCATCGTGCTCCTGGAGGCGCTCACTTTCGGTCTCGCCCGCCTGCGGGACGCCGCCGCCGAGGCCGGACACCGGCTGTGCCTGCTCACCGGCAACCGGTCGGCGTACTCGTACGAACTCGGCCGCCTTCGTCCAGAGGACCTGGACGTGGTCGACGTGGACACCACCGACGTGCGCGCCTGCGCCGCGGTCCTCGAACGGATTCCCGACCTGGCCGGGCTGGTCAACTCCACCGACACCTGGATGCTCCCCGGGGCGGAACTGGCCGGACGGTTCGGCCTGGCCACCCTTGGCCTCGACGTCGCCCGTGTCCTGCGGGACAAGGCCGAGGTCCGCACCCTGCTGCACCGGGCAGGGCTGAGCCGGGCGGGCGCGACCCGGGTGAAGGCGACGCCCGAAGCGGTCATCGAAGCCGTCTCGGCGATCGGCTACCCCGTGATCGTGAAGGACTCGGCGGGCACGTCCTCCCGCGCGGTCTGGCTGATCCGCGACGACGACGAGCGCGACCGGGCCGCCCGCGAGGTCACGGAGGCCACCCTGATGGGCGCTCACCTCGTGACCGAGCCGTACTTCCCCGGCCCCGTCTACAGTGCCGAGACGGTCGGCTGGCAGGGGCGCACGAGGTTGCTCGGCGTCGGCGTGCACATCCACACCCCGGAGCCGGTCCGGCGAGAGGAAGCCGTCGCCTTCCCGGTGACGTTCCCCAAGGGCGAGTCGGACCGCCTGGAGACCTGGATCGGCGAGGTCCTTGACGCGGTCGGGTTCTCCTCCGGCGTCGCCCACACCGAGTTCGCCCAGACCCCGGACGGTCCCGAGGTCGTGGAGATCAACGGCCGGATCGCCGGCGCGGTCATCGGGGAGATGATGTGCCGCTCCCTGCGCGTGAACGTGTACGCCGCCGTCATCGACGCCGCGCTGGGCCGTAGACCCCGGCTGCTGGACGCGCCGCTGACCTCTGGGCGGGGTTACGGCATGACCTTCCTGCACCCGCCGGCCTCGGGCCGGCTCGCCGGCTGGCGGGGCACCGAACGGCTGCCGCTCTTCCCCGGCTCCCCTGAGTTCTTCCCGACCGCCCAGGCCGGGGACCGAATCGTCCACCTCGCCGACCAGCGGGGCTGCACCGCCCTCGTGATGGCCGGGGGAGCCACCGCCGAACTGGGCCTGTACAACTCGCTGGCCGCCGCCGGCACCGTCACGCACGACATGCGACCGCTGGACTGACCCGGACAGGAGCGCCCCATGAGCGAGTACGGACCCGAGACCTATGGCGAGCGCAACGCCGACGTCTACGACGAGTGGCACGCCGACCTCGACCCGGCCGACGCCGTGCGCCGCCTGGCCGAGCTGATCA containing:
- a CDS encoding class I SAM-dependent methyltransferase translates to MDWFEDDTFWADFSGVLFAPERLVQARRWVASSPLLDLPPGTTVLDLGCGPGTYAVPLAERGAQVTGVDLSAVMLDRAREAARTAGLTVRLVRADMREFVEPNYYDLIISMYTSFGYFPDPAQNQRVLRNAWQSLVPGGRLLMDLFSKEIFARWAGTPKVVEVDGGALFMRDTILDDWTRFRSDWTLVRGDTARHGFFEQFVYSAAEIRSMLAAAGFTDILCFGGFAGEPYDDNAKRLVVRATRPLGAEETRP
- a CDS encoding ATP-grasp domain-containing protein; amino-acid sequence: MTIVLLEALTFGLARLRDAAAEAGHRLCLLTGNRSAYSYELGRLRPEDLDVVDVDTTDVRACAAVLERIPDLAGLVNSTDTWMLPGAELAGRFGLATLGLDVARVLRDKAEVRTLLHRAGLSRAGATRVKATPEAVIEAVSAIGYPVIVKDSAGTSSRAVWLIRDDDERDRAAREVTEATLMGAHLVTEPYFPGPVYSAETVGWQGRTRLLGVGVHIHTPEPVRREEAVAFPVTFPKGESDRLETWIGEVLDAVGFSSGVAHTEFAQTPDGPEVVEINGRIAGAVIGEMMCRSLRVNVYAAVIDAALGRRPRLLDAPLTSGRGYGMTFLHPPASGRLAGWRGTERLPLFPGSPEFFPTAQAGDRIVHLADQRGCTALVMAGGATAELGLYNSLAAAGTVTHDMRPLD